The genome window CACATTTATAGATAGCTATGTGTTATGTAATGTAGATAGCATATATTGTATGTAAATGCATGTACACTCGATTCTAAAGTAGAACGTTGTGGAATATGGTCTTTGGTACCAAGTGCTGACATAGAGGGTAGTTTTCATTCTGTCCACTGTAAGTTTATGTTCCAAATAGCACTATATCACCTATATATAGTGCCCAagaaaaagttgtgcactatatagggaatagggtgccttttgggaaggGTTCAATGTAAGCCTCTGACTATGATGATCTCTCCTCCTCAGGTGAGCCAGGCTCAGGGCCCAGCAGCCGTAATGCCAGTGTGGAGCGGGGGATGGACAGGGAGAGGCAGTCGGACACCTCAGATAGCGAAACCACAGATGTCAGGAGGATAAACCAGCAGCCCGGCATCAGGGAGGGCAGATACGATCCCAATAGGTGAGTTACCAATACATTAGCATAGGTAATatttagctctggtccaggggaTTACATGCGGCTTACTGATGCAGACGCTGAGCAAGCCACacgtaacaccctggaccagagctaatgTAATACTACATCACCTGCAATGAAACTAAACATGTGTGTTATTGCTGGGCTTGAACAAAAGCCTGCAGACTGTATGGACCAGGATTGGTGACCACTGATAGCTAGGCTCATAAGGCTCTCACCAGCTGAGTGGGTTTCTGTTTTGTCAGATATCATCAAAAATACCTTTTGGGAAAACATGTCATGATTGCTGTATGAACTGATGCCTGGAACAGTGGGAATTCCCTGGAACAAACTGAAGGGTTAATGGAAAAATATTAATTAGAGCAATGTCTGGGTCTGTAGATATTAAAAGTAAGAGGCCGAAAGAGACTAAGTAAAAAAAATGAGAACATGTTACTGTAGGAATCCTGAACCATGAGCAAAAAACTTTCAGACAGAGGTCAATGGTAAATTACAGAAACTGCTGTTGTCAGAACAAACAACCATGTCACACACACCTGATGTTCATGACTCTGCACACAAATGGTTTTGTGTCCTTCACACACTCACCCTGCCCAATTCCCCCCTCTACACACAGCTATAttcatctctctgtccattcaGGTTCCGTCTGCACTTTgagaaggagagcagagaggaggtggagaggaggaagaagctTGCCAGAGAGAAGGTTCTGGACCAGATGTTAGACAAAGACCTGGAGGTTGACATCAACGACATCTACCCCACTGAGAAAGGTCAGAGCTCCTTGACCCTGAGCCTCACAACAACCTCTTAAtgctgttaaataaaggttctgtctcaaatggcaccctattccttatttagtaCACTCATTTTGACCTAAGCTATATGTGCTCTGGTCGAAGTAGTACACTAATAGGGTGTGATTTGATACGTAACCTGTATCCTGAGCCTCTCAATGCTGTTAAATAAAAACCCACTCTAGTGTGAGTTTTGACATGGTCTTTTCACTTTGTGTCACTGTTTGACGTATCTGCCACTGACCTCCAATCTCAGGTCTTGAGTTTCCGCGGCGACCTCCGTGGAATTATGGGATGAATCGTGAGGAGCTGCTGAAGAAAGAAGAGAAGTCATACCGGGAATATCTGAACGACCTGCACTCCAGAAACCCACCTGGATCCCTCAGCCACTTTGAGCACAACCTGGAGGTGAGGAAACGATATATCCAGAACCCTTTATAAATGCTCTTCAGGGAGGTGGTGGTAGCCTTGAGGTTAGTGACCGGCTAGTTACGGGGGGCTGTATTGTGTCAGCAGAAAGGTCCATTTTGATGGATAATTAAAGAGCTATGAATTCTACAATATTCTATAAACTTGAATGAATCCGTTAAAAACCACCTCTTTCTCTGACACTGAGCAAAACCTAGGGTAGGTAAAACCTAAATACTCTTCACATAACTTTACTCTTTATACccttcctttctccccctctctctttctctcccccctctctttctctcagacgTGGAGACAGTTGTGGAGAGTGTTGGAGATGTCCGATGTGATCCTGCTCATCGTGGACATCAGGCACCCGGTGGGTAATCTCTTTTAAACTCCTCCTACTGTCATTATCTGCTACTAGTCATGTACCATAGTATCATTATCAACTTACTACTGTCACCATGATAATGTAATTAATAGTTACtatgatggcaggtagcctagtgagtggttagagcgttgggccagtaaccgaaaggttgccagattgaatccccgagctggcaagtaaaaaaatctgtcgttttgcctctgaacaaggcagttgacccactattccccggtaggccgtcattgtaaataataatttgtttttaactgacttgcctagttaaataaaggttaaatataatacataaaaaGGATGGTTTCATTATGCTTTGAACCATATGGTGAAATGCATACATAGAGTATCCACCAGGTGGAGCCACAGACAGGGTAAGTTATAGGTGGTCAGTACCATGTATAACTTGACTATGTTCATGACTATgttgctatgggccctggtcaaaagtagtgcactatatagggaataggttgccatttggtacGCGGTCTATAAGTCGTTTGCCAGACCGAGCATGCATGTCTTAATGAATGTGTTCCTGGTGTGTCCCTCCCATGCAGGTGCTGCAGTTTCCCCCAGCGCtgtaccactacatcactggggaGCTGCAGAAgcaggtggtggtggtgctgaACAAAGCTGACCTGTGTCCCCCTCCGCTGGTGCTGGCCTGGACACACTACCTCCAGACACAGTTCCCCCACCTCCACTGTGTCTGCTTCACATCACACCCCGGCCAGCCATACAGCACAGGTGGGTGGGAGTGAGGGTGGTTGTGCTGAAGCGAAAGTGATACACAAGGAGAGGGACAATGATGAGAGCTGATTGTAGCTGTTGAACTGTGTACTTGATCACCAGGATAACCTATTgcactgtctgtatctgtctctgtgacTCTAGTGCTTcagaagaagaggatgagaaaAAAGGGTACATGTGGGTGGGGACATGCTGGAGGCCCCACCCACATCCTGAAGGCGTGTCAGGAAATCACAGCAGGAAAAGGTTAAAGGGACCCACCCACCTGGGTGGCATAGtacctatttcacacatgtattgCTAACCATGTAAGTCTGTAATGACTAAATGCTTTGGCCAGGTACTTTCCATAGCATCCATAGCATAGCTAATTACTGTTGAATGAAGGATTAGTGTCTTCATACAAAGATCTGTGGGTGCCGGGTTGTAAGGGTATATCATAGAAGAACCAACACTGAATGGAAGTAGTCTTAAAATAGGCTGAAGACAAGTAATGCTCCTTCCCAATTCTCCACTTTTTTCCCCAGAAGTGTACAGAATGATTGGCTGTAGGGAGTGTTCACCATTGTTGCCCCCCCTCTTGTAGTGGACTTGTCCAGCTGGGAGAAGAAGATCCAGAGAGATGCGGTTGCTATGGGATCAGAAGGAGAGCAGTCAGAGGAGGGGGCGGACTCTGTTCTAGTGGAGCACCAGAGTGATGTTGCCATGGAGATGAGCAGCCCCTCCCAGGAACTATATAAAGATGGCGTACTCACGCTGGGCTGTATAGGTGAGCGGCCATGTTGGAAGCTTGCTTTCCTACCTCCCAATCACTAATCTGTCGTCACTGATTAGTAACTTGATAAAGTTATGCCTGTGTACCTCAAGGCTTTGTTACCCCACCAGCCGCCTCTGGCATTCATGAATGTCTACTACAAAGGGAATATGAATAtacgtctctctttccctccctccctaggcTTCCCTAACGTGGGGAAGTCATCAGTATTGAACAGTCTGGTAGGTAGGAAGGTGGTGAGTGTGTCTCGAACCCCCGGCCACACCAAATACTTCCAGACCTACTACCTCACACCCACTGTCAAACTGTGTGACTGCCCTGGACTGGTCTTCCCTTCACTAGTCAACAAACAACTACAGGTAactgagaggagggagtgagtgagtagggtatatgtttgtgtgtgtactatgTCCTCCCATTCCCTAAGAATCCCAGGTCAAATCACTTTTTGGTGACAGCCTGTGAAGGAAATGTCTTGGAGAGTAGAAGAATAACTGATATTCCCTCTGGCCATTTGAAGGCTGTTTTTGGAGTAGAATCATAATTCAAACCACTTTTAAGTCTCAACTACTGCAGAGAGCTTTGTGTATAAAAGCAATCATTACTCTTCAACCCTTTTCAAACTTTTTTTAAACTATCTTTCTCATCATGCTTTACTCTTTCTAAACACTTTTTCTCCATTCTTTTGTATCTAcgcctcttcctccatctccccctcaccctccatttctctccctcctcttatcTGCCCCTTTCTGCCTAGATCCTAGCTGGTATCTACCCAGTATCTCAGCTGCAGGAGCCCTACAGTTCTGTGGGTTATCTGTGTGAGCGGACCCCCTTCCTGTCGGTGCTCAAGCTCCGGCACCCCAGCGTGGAGGGCCCACAGCATGCACCCaaggggggggagaaggagagggagcaggggCCCGAGCACAGCTGGACAGCCTGGGACGTGTGTGAGGGTAAGGACCACCTCCAGTCTGGCTCTAGAACCTCTGATCTGGTTCTAAACTGTTGAAACACGCCCTCTTGTCTGGATGTCAGGGAGACATCCAGACAATTCTCAGGAACAGTTGAAATTATAATACAATAACAATTTATCGGTTTTTGTTTTCTGTCCCTACCCCTCTTTCtcgttttctctttctttctccttgtCTGTCTCACAGCCTGGGCGGAGAGGAGGGGTTATAAGACAGCGAAGGCAGCTCGTAACGACGTGTATCGGGCAGCTAACAGTCTGCTGCGGCTGGCCGTCGACGGGAGGCTGTGTCTGTGCCTCAGACCACCTGCATATAATGATCAGAGAGGTCAGTACACAGGTCATACAACTATCAGAGAGGTCAGTACACAGGTCATATAACTATCAGAGAGATCAGTACACAGGTCATACAACTATCAGAGAGGTCAGTACACAGGTCATATAACTATCAGAGAGGTCAGTACACAGGTCATACAACTATCAGAGAGGTCAGTACACAGGTCATATAACTATCAGAGAGGTCATAGACCGGTCATGACAACCAGTGAGGCATCAGGCATATCACTTCATCACTACTGTACAGACAACAGAGACTCATATTTAAAAGGGAAGATAGACCGACACGAATGTCGGCCGTGAACAGTGGGCATGCAGGGGAAGGTCAAATCCCAGCAGGTGATCTACTGTGCACGGCTGATGTTCATGTTGATCTGGTTTCCGACCTTTAAACTGATGACTTGGACTTTGTACAAAAAAACATGAAGAAAAATGTTTATTTGAttgcttgattgattgattaattattcAACCAATGGATTTGTGCTATACAGAGCAGTGGGAGTCCCACCCAGACCTGGCAGAGATCATCGCTCTACAGGGACGGAAGGAAGagggggcaggagagagggatgaggaggaggagggggagtccAGCTCTGAgccggaggaggagagggatagggatgctgatgatgatgatgaggatggtgatgatgaagatgaagggTTTGGACACCCAGCAGTGAAAGAGAGGAAGGGGCCAACCAGCCTCACAGTCAATATGTTCGATGTCCTCCGGGAAAACGAGTGCGAGTGAGGGAGAaagaatacattttaaaaaacaaagtGCTTGATCTCACCCTACACTCACTGCACCTTCATTCCATTTTCCTTTCCTTGACTTGCATTCCTTTTACATTCTGACTCTTCtttcctctattctctctccctgccccttcCCCCTCCCAGAGGTTACTAAAAGCACTCTGATATTGTATAAAACATTTTCATTTTTCCATGCTGTGCCTCTGCTCTGCTTGTACACCCATGCAGCTGTACTTAGACCATTTAGACAGGTaggccaattctgatcttttttccactaattgttcTTTTGACTAATCACATCCTATCTTTTCACATTCAATCTTTATCACAGCTGATTGGTCAAAAGGCCAATTAGTGAAggaaagatcagaattgggctgccttgtCTAAACTATTGTAGgattacatttgttttgtttttatcatTTTCCTGCATGTAGGATTTTACTTTTATTATTTCCCTTAAAGCTGGTAGGGGCATTGTGGTGTATTAATCGTTGATTGGTTTGTGGCCTCACAGCTGAGATGCCAAAGGTCATTAGACCCTAGAAATGTAATGGCTTGAACTGACAGGGTTATGGATTCCACCTCATGTTGAAGGTCACACAGTCTAAATGGGGATTAGACATTGATGATGATGTCATCCACATGGGACTTCCATTTGGCTGCCAGTGCAGATTTATGACATCACTGTCTAATCCTGGTTGATTTCACTGTGTACAACAGTATGATAGTACTTCGGTAGAGTCGGGATGTGGTGGATGTGTGGAATTCGGCATTCCATGCTGCTTTCAGTGGTAATAATCATTGTCAAACCCATTTATATGATTCTACCCAATTCAGTGTTCTATTTTAGGGTCCACTAGGGGCAGTGTTTGTCAATCCTGGTGCAGCCACTCACGTGCAGCACTGTATCATGCaaagctgactgactgacttgaaAAAGAGAGAGTTTGGCAACTGCGGTTTCAACCAAAAAGCACTCTGATGTTCTGAGATGCTATCACATGGTTCCATAGCAGCCAATATTGACCAATACAATAACGGTCCTGTTATTGATCCTAAATTATACCAGCTACGCAAACCAGCTGAGTAGCTAGAATTAAGAACAAGAGTCTAAATACTGGAAGAATGGAACGACATTAATGTTGGTCAAacttccatctctatctctctagggCTCTGTTCTAATGTTACAATCTGTCAGGGCTGGATTATAGTGTGCTGTTGCCTACTGTTATACCTCATTGTTCCTGTTCAACTGTATTACATGTCACTCTGAGGGAACTACAGCACAGTGCTGCGTTACCATGTAACAACATGCACTGTTCTGGTCTATACCAATGGCACACTTAGAAATATACACACTAGGGCCATAGGTTTTTCCTGTCTGTGTGACTGATCAGGAAAAACTCCGGGCCGTAGTGTGTCTAAGCAACAACTAGGGACCCAGCAGAGTTTTTCCTACCCAcgtgaccaggaaaaactcctgtcCCTAATACACACCACTCTGGTTTCCGATATGGAGATAGATGTGTTAATGCTCTTTGTTTGAATGATTAAAACAGACTTGTGAGTGTTTGGATTTTGTATTTGCTGCATTCTTTATTTCATTCCTGGTATGCTCAAATGACAATGAACTGGACTGCTCTCTGCAATAAAGATAATCCATGGAACAAGGTCTGTCTTTTTATGACAGGCTCTTTCTTCACACAGGATTTACTTTAGCAATCATATAAGCGGCAATTTGGGATTGGTATATACATTTTTGAACTTTTAAATAAATTATTTGTAGTCATTGATTCTTGataaatataatgtataaatgcctAATGAGCTTATTTAAACTGTTttaccccatccctcagctgtcaATCAAAAAAGTGGCGGGATGCTGTGTTGTTTGAATCTCAGATTGCCCATTTACACTGGCACACAAAATAAGTACACTAGGAtaccaccttttcaacaagtcagttcgtacaatttctgccctgctagcactgccccggtcaactgtaagtgctgttgttatgaagtggaaacctctaggagcaacaacggctcagccgcgaagtggtaggccacaagctcacagaatgggaacgcagagtgctgaagcgtgtagcgagtaaaaaatcttctgtcctcggtagcaacactcactaccgagttctaaactgcctctggaagcaacattagcacaataactgttcgtcaggagcttcatgaaatgggtttccatggccgagcagccgcacacaagcctaagattaccatgcgtaatgccaagcgtcggctggagtggtgtaaagcttaaTCACAAtggactccggagcagtggaaacgcgatctctggagtgatgaatcacacttcaccatctggaagttcgatggacgaatctgggtttggcagatgccaggagaacgctacctgccccaatgcatagtaccaactgtaaagtttgatggaggaggaataatggtctggggctgattTTAATGGGAAATCaatgctacagtatacaatgacattctagacgattctgtgcttccaactttgtggcaacagttttgggaaggccctttcctgttacagcataacaatgcccctgtgcacaaagcgaggtccatacagaaatggattgtcgagatcggtgtagaagaacttgactggcctgcacagagccctgacctcaactccatcgaatacctttgggatgaattggaatgccgactgcgagccaggcctaatcgcccaacatcagtgcccaacctcactaatgatcttgtgactgaatggaagcaagtccccgcagcaaggTTCCCACATCTAGTAGAAAGAggcttttatagcagcaaaggggagaccaactccatattaatgcccatgatattggtataagatgtttgacaagcaggtgtccacatacttttggacatGTAGTGTATTAGTGACCATGATATTACAccatcaacgtcaacagtgaagaggcgactccgggatgctggccttctaggcagagttgtaaagaaaaagccatatcttagactggccaataaaaagaaaagatacagttgggcaaaagaacacagacactggacagaggaactctgcctagaaggccagcatcacggagtcgcctcttcactgttgacgttgagactagtgttttgcaggtactatttaatgaagctgccagttgaggacttgtgaggcgtatgtttctcaaattagacactaatgtacttgtcctcttgctcagttgtgcacccgtgcctcccactcctctttctattctggttagagccagtttgcgctgttctgtgaagggagtagtacacggcgttgtatgagatcttcagtttcttggcaatttcttgcatggaatagccttcatttctccgaacaagaatagactgacgagtttcagaagaaagttctttgtttctggccattttgagcctgtaatcgaacccacaaatgctgatgcttcagatactcaactagtctaaagaaggttcGTTTTCTTGCTTCtttaattgcaaaagggttttctaataatcaattagccttttaaaaggattaacttggattagctaacacaacgtgccattggaacacaggagtgatggttgctgataatgggcctctgtacgcctatgtagatattccgtaAAAAATCTgttatttccagctacaatagtcatttacaacattaacaatgtctacactgtatttctgatcaatttgatgttattttaatggacaaaaaaattgcttttctttcaaaacaaggacatttctaagtgaccccaaacttttgaaccgtagtgtatatttgactaaaacataatttcaaaccttgcttgcaTTTATTTGTCCATGATCACATGTgtatctctattatgcgtgggaatactggGGAACAGACTCCCCAAAAAATGTagcacttggagctgatttcctggtgtttttacaatcCTTTATGTTCAAcgataaaaataataatactcagaaaacttggggggccaaataagcCACCCCCGGGCCAAGTTTGACTGCCGTTGGGGAACCCTATGTAGGCTTTCATGTTGAAGCAGAAAGTCATCTTCTGAATCATCATCCACACTCTCATTATAGAcgcagtggcggttctagaccatttcaactggggggggccaagctggggccagttgtactgttagaggggccagttacattagatgttattgttgtcatcgttttcttcactgcattgcaggcattagcaggcaaaagaccatgttcataatcatcatcgttgctactgtctaataacggatgtaaaaaaagaacgaTAGCAAAAATTAGTTATGTAAAAATTATTTCATACTCCCCCCCCCCAGAACAGCCACTGCATAGACGTCCATACCGTCTCTCTTGGCAgtgattgcatcccaaatggcaccctattccctatatagtagtgcactatacagtgtGTGTATTTGAGTGCATTGGTTATCTATTTCATCCAGTGTGTTAATACCACAGATGATCTGGAATGGTTTCTGTCCATCTGATCGACACCCCAAACTATTCACTGCCTGATTTCCAGGGATCAACCTGTATGGTAGCAATTATACCGTCACATAGAAAGCAGCCTTGAGATTTACTAGTGCATGACACCATAAATATAAAAACTGTTAATTAAATTCTGGTGTGTCAAAAGAATTTACTGCCAGCAGTATGTGTTGGTCGCGCCAGTAATGCCCATGTGGTTTGAGTTAGAGTTCAGCTTTTCAGGGAGGCTCACTGTGGAACTCTTTTCTCATGATGTAATCAGTGCCTTAACCCCCTTCCCCTTCctatcctgacacacacacaaacaattacagacatagacacacacatgcacacttccTACCCTGGCACAAACTCCCTCTCTATGTGCCCCCTCAACTAGCCAATGCCTAATGTGTGTGAGACCAGATGGTAATGAATAGGTTTCGAATGAGAGGCAGAAAATTAACAAACAACAGAAACACTGTTAAGCCTGGTAGACACTGTCCCctgagtggacacacacacacacgtgggaaGCTGAGAGTACAGGTGTTATAATGGGCCCTTATTATGGCTACTTACTGGGGAAACAGAATAGAGAGGACCCCATAAGCCCAAACTCAACACCCAAAGTTAACCTCATTACTACAGCACTTACTTGTTCCCCAGGCTAGCATAGGGAGGAAGCATCTTGTGAACAAGATTTCCACAACACCAACTGTGGGACCAAAATACCCAGCTGGCATGTACACCTGTATGGTCACTAGAGGGCTTTCAAGCCTTGCAGCACCATTGATGTCTGGAGTTGTTACTGGTCTGGAGTTATTACTGGTCTGGAGTTGTTACTGGTCTGGAGTTGTTACTGGTCTGGAGTTGTTACTGGTCTGGAGTTGTTACTGGTCAGGAGTTGTTACTGGTCTGGAGTTGTTACTGGTCTGGAGTTGTTACTGGTCTGGAGTTGTTACTGGTCAGGTTCTGCTGGCCTATTGTGCACAGGGTTCTCATTGGTGGTGTTAATAGTATGTACGTGCAGTATGTGCTACATGATATCACACACATGACTGGTTTTTACCTTTACATAGGTGTGTCATGGACTATTgagtatctcgctctctctctcacacatacagttGTACACACACAGAGGCGCACACTCACCCTCTActttctcacaaacacacacatactgtattttCTCAGACTGTAATGCTGtattttctcacacacacacacatacctcccTTATATGATTTAATACCAGGCGGTTGTCTCCAGCCTGCTTCCGTGTGGTGCGTCATTGTGGGGGACAGGGCAGCCTCAGCCGGAAGATTGGGTGTCCTGATCTCCCTGTCTCAGGCTTGTTTTAACTAGGGCAACACACTAGGCCATAACAGAGCACCCGGGGAGATGAGAGAAGACTAGGAAGCCACCTTACCACTGGGTCTACTGGGTTGGGCCCATCGTCACTGCTGTTCTGGTTGACCTGGTGCTCAGGTAGGTCTCTCGCTGTGCATCATGATATTATTTATCCTCATTGTCATCTTAATGATGTTATTCCTGTCTTGTGTTTGTTTATCCCCTGAAACATTCTGCAAAAGCTCAATCTGTGAGTAAAAATAGCAATCGATCATACCCAACAGGCTGGTGCAAAACATTTCTTATGGTCTCTGGATATGGTTTGCTAAGGGACAGAGCACTCCCAGAAAATAACTAAGAGGActtgagatgaaggagaggagacgaggaaagAAAGCCACTTTAGACTAGACTGTGCTATAATGTAATGCTGAATCTTATAGATGGGTGTCCTCTACTCATCTTCTCTTCTTCACTTTTACTAATCTGAAAACACAAAGTAAGGGGAAGCAATATGGCGGCGGTCTACAGGGAGTGTCCAGTTCTTTCATGAAGGAGAGGCCATGGCAATGAAGCCTGTTACTATGCTCTACTATTGACTTACAGCCTCTTTGAGAGAGAAAGCGTATTGTGTTACAAACTTGGCTGCTCAGTAACAGTCAGTCTCTATTGTCCTGGAGGGACTCATAACCAGGTAAACACACCCAGCCCCAGTTCCTCTGCGAGGAAAAAACAAGAGTCATGATGAAGTACTATCACACcctaatctgtttcacctgtcattGTAATTGTCTCCACCCCACCCATGTCTCGCCCATctaccccattatcccctgtgtatttatacctgtgttctctgtttgtccgttgccagttcgtcttgtttgtcaagtcaaccagcgtttttgttctcagctcctgcttttcccagtctctcttttttccGCCCtcttggttttgacccttgcctgtctggactctgagcccgcctgcctgaccactctggctcaccctgagcctgcctgcggATCTGTACCTTTGCCCgaactctggattattgacctctgcttaccctgaccctgagcctgtcgtccggtaccgttgccccacctttGGTTTACTGactcctgcctgccttgacctgtctattgcctgcccctgttggattattaaaccattgtcaattcgaccttgattcctgataagtAGCAACTCTTTACTAGTCTGCTTGGACTACTTTACTGTACATCAAACTATCAACAGTTGGCGGACTGATCTAGtatcattatgacaacattaggtAAACTAGTCCATACATGTCCCAACTGTCATGTTTTATGAAGTTACACAGAAATAACACTTTCCCTACATATTTCTTTCACAATACGTCAGCTGAGCTGTTTGCCTTAAGGACCTGCGCTTGCGTGTGAAAACTGT of Salvelinus alpinus chromosome 4, SLU_Salpinus.1, whole genome shotgun sequence contains these proteins:
- the LOC139573548 gene encoding guanine nucleotide-binding protein-like 1 isoform X1 gives rise to the protein MPRKKPFSTKQKKKQMQVKRERKRGEPGSGPSSRNASVERGMDRERQSDTSDSETTDVRRINQQPGIREGRYDPNRFRLHFEKESREEVERRKKLAREKVLDQMLDKDLEVDINDIYPTEKGLEFPRRPPWNYGMNREELLKKEEKSYREYLNDLHSRNPPGSLSHFEHNLETWRQLWRVLEMSDVILLIVDIRHPVLQFPPALYHYITGELQKQVVVVLNKADLCPPPLVLAWTHYLQTQFPHLHCVCFTSHPGQPYSTVLQKKRMRKKGTCGWGHAGGPTHILKACQEITAGKVDLSSWEKKIQRDAVAMGSEGEQSEEGADSVLVEHQSDVAMEMSSPSQELYKDGVLTLGCIGFPNVGKSSVLNSLVGRKVVSVSRTPGHTKYFQTYYLTPTVKLCDCPGLVFPSLVNKQLQILAGIYPVSQLQEPYSSVGYLCERTPFLSVLKLRHPSVEGPQHAPKGGEKEREQGPEHSWTAWDVCEAWAERRGYKTAKAARNDVYRAANSLLRLAVDGRLCLCLRPPAYNDQREQWESHPDLAEIIALQGRKEEGAGERDEEEEGESSSEPEEERDRDADDDDEDGDDEDEGFGHPAVKERKGPTSLTVNMFDVLRENECE
- the LOC139573548 gene encoding guanine nucleotide-binding protein-like 1 isoform X2 gives rise to the protein MDRERQSDTSDSETTDVRRINQQPGIREGRYDPNRFRLHFEKESREEVERRKKLAREKVLDQMLDKDLEVDINDIYPTEKGLEFPRRPPWNYGMNREELLKKEEKSYREYLNDLHSRNPPGSLSHFEHNLETWRQLWRVLEMSDVILLIVDIRHPVLQFPPALYHYITGELQKQVVVVLNKADLCPPPLVLAWTHYLQTQFPHLHCVCFTSHPGQPYSTVLQKKRMRKKGTCGWGHAGGPTHILKACQEITAGKVDLSSWEKKIQRDAVAMGSEGEQSEEGADSVLVEHQSDVAMEMSSPSQELYKDGVLTLGCIGFPNVGKSSVLNSLVGRKVVSVSRTPGHTKYFQTYYLTPTVKLCDCPGLVFPSLVNKQLQILAGIYPVSQLQEPYSSVGYLCERTPFLSVLKLRHPSVEGPQHAPKGGEKEREQGPEHSWTAWDVCEAWAERRGYKTAKAARNDVYRAANSLLRLAVDGRLCLCLRPPAYNDQREQWESHPDLAEIIALQGRKEEGAGERDEEEEGESSSEPEEERDRDADDDDEDGDDEDEGFGHPAVKERKGPTSLTVNMFDVLRENECE